In Comamonas sp. lk, the following proteins share a genomic window:
- a CDS encoding universal stress protein, translating into MFNHILVPVDGSKPALLAARKAAELSKVFGSAITAVYVVDPYPFTGVGADFAYGQSQYLSAATAEANATLDAVKAIMDEAGVAVSTVVGEGHAVHEGVVRAMETSGADLIVMGSQGKRGLEKLMLGSVTQRVLGAVKIPVLVVRE; encoded by the coding sequence ATGTTCAATCACATCCTGGTGCCGGTTGACGGCTCCAAGCCCGCGCTGCTGGCAGCGCGCAAGGCGGCAGAGCTGTCCAAGGTCTTTGGCAGCGCCATCACGGCGGTCTACGTGGTCGATCCCTATCCGTTTACCGGCGTGGGCGCGGATTTTGCTTATGGCCAGTCCCAATACCTGAGCGCAGCCACGGCCGAGGCCAATGCCACGCTGGATGCCGTCAAGGCCATCATGGATGAAGCCGGTGTGGCCGTCTCCACCGTTGTAGGCGAGGGCCATGCCGTGCACGAAGGTGTGGTACGCGCCATGGAAACCTCGGGCGCCGATCTCATCGTCATGGGCTCGCAAGGCAAGCGCGGCCTGGAAAAGTTGATGCTGGGCAGCGTCACCCAGCGCGTGCTGGGCGCCGTTAAAATCCCGGTGCTGGTCGTGCGCGAATAA
- a CDS encoding 2OG-Fe dioxygenase family protein, giving the protein MAHIMFPPPYIAAEQAAQSLREHGSAVLRPEDFAAWIGASLPQLHALDQDWNDLPPDAFLKDSGRYRSRRHSCFVAEAGSLQQVPHRAHWQPVEYNALHGGMQRMFDPMHAATTQSPVWALMLQKLAELSDQVFGSTGQQRWFVESHQFRIDTTDGIGRPTPEGAHRDGVDLVAVILVNRQGVKGGETRVFEASGPSGQRFTLTEPWSIMLLDDARMIHETTPIQPAEPGGVRDTLVLTYRRGAFQGADLQDGAL; this is encoded by the coding sequence ATGGCGCACATCATGTTCCCCCCTCCATATATTGCTGCCGAGCAGGCGGCTCAGTCATTGCGCGAACACGGCTCTGCCGTGTTGCGCCCTGAGGATTTTGCCGCCTGGATAGGCGCTAGCCTACCCCAGCTGCATGCGCTGGACCAGGACTGGAACGATTTGCCGCCCGACGCCTTTCTCAAGGACAGCGGGCGCTATCGCAGCCGCCGCCACTCCTGCTTTGTGGCCGAGGCAGGCAGCTTGCAGCAGGTGCCCCACCGTGCGCACTGGCAGCCGGTGGAGTACAACGCGTTGCACGGCGGCATGCAGCGCATGTTCGATCCCATGCATGCGGCCACCACGCAAAGCCCGGTGTGGGCGCTGATGCTGCAAAAGCTGGCCGAGCTCAGTGACCAGGTGTTCGGCAGCACAGGCCAGCAGCGCTGGTTTGTGGAGTCGCACCAGTTTCGCATTGACACCACGGACGGCATTGGCCGGCCCACGCCGGAAGGCGCCCACCGCGACGGCGTGGATCTGGTGGCCGTGATCCTGGTGAACCGCCAAGGCGTCAAAGGCGGCGAAACCCGCGTGTTCGAAGCCAGTGGCCCCAGCGGCCAGCGCTTCACGCTGACCGAGCCCTGGTCGATCATGCTGCTGGACGACGCCCGCATGATTCATGAAACCACGCCCATACAGCCTGCCGAGCCCGGTGGTGTGCGCGACACGCTGGTGTTGACCTATAGGCGCGGTGCTTTTCAAGGCGCGGACCTGCAGGACGGGGCGCTCTGA
- the pobA gene encoding 4-hydroxybenzoate 3-monooxygenase, producing MRTQVAIIGAGPAGLLLGQLLYKAGVETVIIEQRSANYVLGRIRAGVLEQVTVDLLKQAGADVRMNEEGLLHDGIELLFKGQRHRIDLHGLTGGKRVMVYGQTEVTRDLMDVRAAEGLTTIYEASNVQPIDFDTDHPKVRYEKDGQVHEIECDFIAGCDGFHGICRASAPKDKIKTFEKVYPFGWLGLLSDTPPVSHELIYANTERGFALCSQRSSTRSRYYLQVPLTDKVEDWSDEAFWEELKRRLDPEARANLVTGPSLEKSIAPLRSFVTEPMRFGRMFLAGDAAHIVPPTGAKGLNLAASDVGYLSQAFTEFYRDDSQDGIDRYSEQCLRRVWKAERFSWWMTSMLHNFPGEGEFNTKVQEAELDYIVHSEAGATSLAENYVGLPLV from the coding sequence GTGCGCACACAGGTAGCCATCATTGGTGCAGGCCCCGCAGGTCTGTTGTTGGGTCAGCTGCTGTACAAGGCCGGCGTGGAGACCGTCATCATCGAGCAGCGCAGCGCCAACTATGTGCTGGGCCGCATCCGCGCCGGGGTGCTGGAGCAGGTGACGGTGGACTTGCTCAAGCAGGCCGGGGCCGATGTCCGCATGAACGAGGAAGGTCTGCTCCACGATGGCATAGAGCTGCTGTTCAAGGGCCAGCGCCACCGCATCGATCTGCATGGCCTGACCGGCGGCAAGCGCGTGATGGTCTACGGCCAGACCGAGGTGACGCGCGATCTGATGGATGTGCGCGCGGCTGAGGGCCTAACCACCATCTATGAAGCCAGCAATGTGCAGCCCATCGATTTCGACACCGATCATCCCAAGGTGCGCTACGAAAAAGACGGCCAAGTGCATGAGATCGAATGCGACTTCATTGCCGGTTGCGACGGTTTTCACGGCATCTGCCGCGCCAGTGCGCCCAAGGACAAGATCAAGACTTTCGAGAAGGTCTATCCGTTTGGCTGGCTGGGCCTGCTGTCGGATACGCCGCCCGTCTCGCATGAGCTGATCTACGCCAATACCGAGCGCGGCTTTGCCCTGTGCAGCCAGAGAAGCAGCACGCGCAGCCGCTACTACCTGCAAGTGCCTTTGACCGACAAGGTGGAAGACTGGAGCGACGAGGCCTTCTGGGAAGAGCTCAAAAGGCGCCTGGACCCTGAAGCCCGCGCCAACTTGGTGACCGGCCCCTCGCTAGAGAAAAGTATTGCCCCGCTGCGCAGCTTTGTGACCGAACCCATGCGCTTTGGCCGCATGTTCCTGGCGGGCGACGCCGCCCACATCGTGCCGCCCACCGGCGCCAAGGGGCTGAATCTGGCCGCATCCGACGTGGGCTATCTGTCGCAGGCCTTCACCGAGTTCTACCGGGACGACAGCCAGGACGGCATTGACCGCTATTCCGAGCAATGCCTGCGTCGAGTGTGGAAGGCCGAGCGCTTTTCCTGGTGGATGACGTCCATGCTGCACAACTTCCCGGGCGAAGGCGAGTTCAACACCAAGGTGCAGGAAGCCGAGCTGGACTATATCGTTCACTCCGAAGCCGGCGCCACCTCGCTTGCCGAGAACTATGTGGGTCTGCCCCTGGTGTAA
- a CDS encoding IclR family transcriptional regulator C-terminal domain-containing protein: MTEHLPSPTSSSSIAHADFIAGLAKGLAVLESFDTERQRLNATMAAERAGLTRAAARRHLLTLAHLGYLESDGGFFWLAPKVLRLSGAYLASARLPRIVQPVLHRLAAQTGLSYSCVVREGREVVIVARSAVHDKGERLMAHGLHLGTRLPAHATSTGRVLLAALSPTELDEWLATYDLPKLTAHTVTEEGALKALLAEVRRLDYCIALEEHEVAIQALAVPLRDMQGRTVAALNMVSATKRMSAQTMEQEILPLLLEGARSLRPLI; the protein is encoded by the coding sequence ATGACCGAGCACCTGCCATCTCCCACCTCCTCTTCCTCCATCGCCCATGCCGACTTCATTGCGGGTCTGGCCAAAGGCCTGGCCGTGCTGGAGAGCTTTGATACCGAGCGCCAGCGCCTCAATGCAACCATGGCCGCAGAGCGTGCCGGCCTGACCCGCGCCGCCGCACGCCGGCATCTGCTGACGCTGGCCCACCTGGGCTATCTGGAAAGCGATGGCGGCTTTTTCTGGCTGGCACCCAAGGTGCTGCGGCTGTCGGGGGCGTATCTGGCCTCGGCGCGGCTGCCCCGCATCGTGCAGCCCGTGCTCCACCGGCTGGCGGCGCAAACGGGGCTGTCTTACTCCTGTGTGGTGCGCGAGGGGCGCGAGGTCGTCATCGTGGCCCGCAGCGCCGTGCATGACAAGGGCGAGCGGCTGATGGCCCACGGCCTGCATCTGGGCACGCGCCTGCCCGCCCATGCCACCTCCACCGGCCGGGTACTGCTGGCCGCGCTCTCGCCCACCGAACTGGATGAATGGCTGGCCACCTACGATCTGCCCAAGCTCACCGCCCACACGGTGACCGAGGAAGGGGCGCTCAAGGCGCTGCTGGCCGAAGTCAGGCGGCTTGACTATTGCATTGCCCTGGAAGAACACGAAGTCGCCATTCAGGCCCTGGCCGTGCCGCTGCGCGATATGCAGGGCCGCACGGTGGCGGCGCTGAATATGGTCAGCGCCACCAAGCGTATGAGCGCCCAGACCATGGAGCAGGAAATCCTGCCCCTGCTGCTTGAAGGCGCAAGAAGCTTGCGCCCGCTGATCTGA
- a CDS encoding LysR family transcriptional regulator, translating into MNLQQIETFVHVAETGSFSKAAVQLDTAQPALSRQVRALETELRETLLIRTGRGVTLTDAGRRLLEHGHAIMQRVALAKEDIGSQRDEPVGRITVGLPPSLARRLTPPLIDGFSRDMPKARLAVVEGFSMNIAEWLTSGRMDLGLVYTPEPHPHIEVTPVLEERLCLIGPASALAGRTSVPFAHLDEFPLIMPQRGQIFRKLMEAQATLSQVKLNVVWEVSSVPAILDLVRGGYGYAALTDSAMRGQGADPSLMEVPIKSPHIVSTLCLVQSAKKKTTPLIRRTAELLRRLSLQVCAVESGHL; encoded by the coding sequence ATGAATCTCCAGCAGATAGAAACTTTTGTACACGTGGCCGAAACCGGCAGTTTCAGCAAGGCTGCCGTGCAGCTGGATACCGCCCAGCCCGCGCTCAGCCGCCAGGTGCGGGCGCTGGAGACCGAGCTGCGCGAGACGCTGCTGATACGCACGGGGCGCGGGGTCACGTTGACCGATGCCGGGCGCCGACTGCTCGAGCACGGTCATGCCATCATGCAGCGCGTGGCTCTGGCCAAGGAAGATATAGGCAGCCAGCGCGACGAGCCCGTGGGGCGCATCACCGTGGGCTTGCCGCCCAGTCTGGCCAGGCGGCTCACGCCGCCGCTGATTGACGGCTTCAGTCGCGATATGCCCAAGGCCCGGCTGGCCGTGGTGGAAGGCTTTTCCATGAATATCGCGGAATGGCTGACTTCGGGGCGTATGGATCTGGGCCTGGTCTACACGCCGGAGCCGCATCCGCATATCGAGGTGACGCCGGTGCTGGAAGAGCGGCTGTGCCTGATCGGCCCAGCCAGCGCCCTGGCCGGTCGCACCAGTGTGCCGTTTGCCCATCTGGACGAGTTTCCGCTGATCATGCCGCAGCGCGGCCAGATCTTTCGCAAGCTGATGGAGGCCCAGGCCACGCTGTCCCAGGTCAAGCTCAATGTGGTGTGGGAAGTGTCCAGCGTGCCGGCCATTCTGGACCTGGTGCGCGGCGGCTATGGTTATGCCGCGCTCACCGACAGTGCCATGCGCGGGCAGGGGGCAGATCCTTCGCTGATGGAAGTGCCGATCAAGTCGCCGCATATCGTGAGCACGCTGTGCCTGGTGCAGTCGGCCAAGAAGAAAACCACGCCCTTGATACGCCGCACGGCAGAGCTGCTGAGGCGTTTGAGCCTGCAGGTCTGCGCCGTGGAAAGCGGGCACTTATAG
- a CDS encoding tripartite tricarboxylate transporter substrate binding protein, which translates to MTQKLNMSRRQAAFALGAIAASVAAPSFAQGDAKWPTKSSRIINPFPVGGGPDGVSRLVADKLGRAWGQPVVVENRPGGNGFIAIEAFKRGAADGTDMIQLDNVHIAAYPHLFKKLPYDLSKDFNILMPLFRNFFFVCVPVNSPYKTIGDLIADAKANPGKLNYGSWSVGNPVHLGSALLENQTGTKMEHVIYKETSQLYQGVANGELTFALGSLGTAGPLVRGGKLRFLAVAGPKRIAGFENVPTVSESGGPKDYAVIGWNALAVRPGTPAAVVEKIHADVRQALTGQDVKDKFTAFGYESYNPTPAEFKQFMADESKRFGEVIKKAGLALD; encoded by the coding sequence ATGACCCAAAAGCTCAATATGAGCCGTCGCCAAGCTGCATTCGCACTGGGCGCCATTGCCGCATCCGTGGCCGCACCGTCCTTCGCCCAGGGCGATGCCAAGTGGCCCACCAAGTCTTCCCGCATCATCAACCCCTTCCCCGTAGGCGGCGGCCCCGATGGCGTCTCACGCCTGGTGGCTGACAAGCTCGGCCGCGCCTGGGGCCAGCCCGTGGTGGTGGAAAACCGCCCTGGCGGCAACGGCTTCATCGCCATTGAAGCCTTCAAGCGCGGCGCGGCCGACGGCACGGACATGATCCAGTTGGACAACGTCCACATCGCCGCCTACCCCCACCTGTTCAAGAAGCTGCCCTACGACCTGAGCAAGGATTTCAACATCCTGATGCCCTTGTTCCGTAACTTCTTCTTTGTCTGCGTTCCCGTCAACAGCCCCTACAAGACGATTGGCGACCTGATTGCCGACGCCAAGGCCAACCCCGGCAAGCTCAACTACGGTTCCTGGTCGGTGGGCAACCCCGTGCACCTGGGCTCGGCCCTGCTGGAAAACCAGACCGGCACCAAGATGGAGCACGTCATCTACAAGGAAACCAGCCAGCTGTATCAGGGCGTGGCCAATGGCGAGCTGACCTTCGCTCTGGGCTCGCTGGGCACGGCAGGCCCGCTGGTGCGCGGCGGCAAGCTGCGCTTCCTGGCCGTGGCTGGCCCCAAGCGCATTGCAGGCTTCGAGAACGTGCCTACGGTGTCCGAATCCGGCGGCCCCAAGGACTATGCCGTGATCGGCTGGAACGCCCTGGCCGTACGCCCCGGCACGCCAGCGGCCGTGGTCGAGAAGATTCACGCCGACGTACGTCAGGCTCTGACCGGCCAGGACGTGAAGGACAAGTTCACGGCCTTTGGTTATGAGAGCTACAACCCCACGCCTGCGGAGTTCAAGCAATTCATGGCCGATGAAAGCAAACGCTTTGGCGAAGTGATCAAGAAAGCCGGTCTGGCACTGGACTGA
- a CDS encoding MFS transporter, with product MSSTNPSIGLTQQDYENSETLAYADTDEDVTPGEIAVGVIIGRSSEYFDFFVFGMACVLVFPSLLFPFLSKLDGTLAAFAIFSLAFIARPIGTALSMAVQRRWGRATKLTIALLLLGVCTVGMTFLPSYETAGMKAIWALAILRVGQGLALGGTWDGLPSLLAMSAPKNRRGWYSMIGQLGAPLGFIMAASLFAYLYSSLTADDFMSWGWRYPFCVAFAINVVALFARLRLVVGQSFVQMLQERDLEPISVTSLMRDEGRNVFIGAFAALASFALFHLVTVFPLSWISLYSHQSVIDVLIVQIIGAVLAAGAIMLSGWLADRVGRRNTLGTMACLIGIFSFLAPWLLGSGTVGNNVFIIVGFILLGLSYGQASGTVTSNFSAHYRYTGAALSTDMAWLIGAAFAPLVALGVSAKFGLVALGIYLLSGALCTLAALGINRAIEAREQ from the coding sequence ATGAGTAGCACGAACCCATCCATTGGTCTTACTCAGCAAGACTATGAGAACTCGGAAACCCTGGCTTATGCGGATACCGATGAAGATGTGACTCCGGGAGAAATCGCTGTTGGCGTGATCATTGGCCGTTCATCCGAGTACTTTGACTTTTTCGTTTTCGGCATGGCTTGCGTGCTGGTGTTTCCTTCCCTGCTGTTCCCCTTCCTCTCCAAGCTCGATGGCACGCTGGCGGCGTTTGCCATCTTTTCCCTGGCCTTTATTGCCCGTCCCATAGGCACGGCACTGTCCATGGCCGTGCAGCGGCGCTGGGGCCGTGCCACCAAGCTGACGATTGCGCTGCTGCTGCTGGGTGTCTGCACGGTGGGTATGACCTTTTTGCCCAGCTATGAGACTGCCGGTATGAAAGCCATCTGGGCGCTGGCCATCTTGCGCGTGGGTCAGGGTCTGGCACTGGGCGGTACCTGGGACGGTCTGCCTTCGCTGCTGGCCATGTCGGCGCCCAAGAACCGCCGCGGCTGGTATTCGATGATCGGCCAGCTGGGCGCACCTCTGGGCTTCATCATGGCGGCGTCGCTGTTTGCCTATCTGTACTCCAGCCTCACGGCAGACGATTTCATGAGCTGGGGCTGGCGCTATCCCTTCTGCGTGGCTTTTGCTATCAACGTGGTAGCGCTGTTCGCCCGTCTGCGCCTGGTGGTAGGTCAGTCTTTTGTGCAGATGCTGCAGGAGCGCGATCTGGAGCCCATCAGCGTGACCAGTCTGATGCGCGATGAAGGTCGCAATGTGTTCATCGGCGCTTTTGCCGCTCTGGCCAGCTTTGCGCTGTTCCACCTGGTGACGGTGTTTCCGCTGTCCTGGATCTCCTTGTACTCCCATCAGTCCGTGATCGACGTGCTGATCGTGCAGATCATAGGTGCCGTTCTGGCGGCTGGGGCCATCATGCTGTCGGGCTGGCTGGCAGACCGCGTGGGACGCCGCAACACTTTGGGCACTATGGCCTGCCTGATCGGTATCTTCAGCTTCCTGGCGCCTTGGCTGCTGGGTAGCGGCACCGTGGGCAACAATGTGTTCATCATCGTGGGCTTCATCCTGCTGGGTCTGTCCTACGGCCAGGCCTCGGGCACGGTGACATCCAACTTCTCGGCGCATTACCGCTACACGGGTGCGGCCCTGTCCACCGACATGGCCTGGCTGATTGGCGCTGCATTTGCGCCGCTGGTGGCTTTGGGGGTGTCGGCCAAGTTCGGTCTGGTGGCCCTGGGCATTTATCTGCTGTCCGGCGCCTTGTGCACGCTGGCGGCTCTGGGCATCAACCGGGCCATCGAGGCACGTGAACAATAA
- the cyoA gene encoding ubiquinol oxidase subunit II codes for MLKIKEIRGPAWLTAAALTATLAGCSKLVVLNPAGDVAKQQGDLVVTATLLMLLIIVPVIFLTLLFAWKYRQSNTEAKYDPEWHHSTSLELVIWTVPLLIIIALGAITWISTHKLDPYRPLDRVSSTKALDPNVKPLEIQVVSLDWKWLFFYPEQGIATVNEVAAPVDRPIHFKLTSTHTMNAFYVPDLAGMIYTMPGMQTELNAVINKPGVYGGKSSHYSGAGFAGMTFKFHGLENGQFEQWVAQAKTEGKVLTRDAYLDLAKPSERNPVERFGTVDEGLYNKVLNRCVEDGKMCMSQMMAIDAAGGQHHGKTSSVILPLDVCTSKDADRVVALLDEVAASGAVAQQ; via the coding sequence ATGTTAAAAATCAAGGAAATCCGTGGGCCCGCGTGGCTCACAGCGGCTGCTTTGACTGCAACCCTCGCCGGTTGCAGCAAGCTTGTCGTACTCAACCCAGCCGGCGATGTTGCCAAGCAACAAGGCGATCTGGTGGTTACGGCCACCTTGCTGATGCTGCTCATCATCGTCCCCGTCATCTTTTTGACGCTGTTGTTTGCCTGGAAGTACCGCCAGTCGAATACCGAAGCCAAGTACGACCCCGAATGGCACCACTCCACATCGCTGGAACTGGTGATCTGGACCGTGCCTTTGTTGATCATCATTGCTTTGGGCGCCATTACCTGGATCAGCACCCACAAGCTCGACCCCTACCGCCCTCTGGACCGCGTTTCCTCAACCAAGGCTCTTGACCCCAACGTCAAGCCTCTGGAAATTCAAGTCGTGTCTCTGGACTGGAAGTGGTTGTTCTTCTACCCCGAGCAAGGCATTGCGACCGTGAACGAAGTGGCCGCTCCAGTGGACCGTCCCATTCACTTCAAGCTGACATCCACCCACACCATGAACGCGTTCTACGTTCCTGATCTGGCTGGCATGATCTACACCATGCCCGGCATGCAGACCGAGCTGAATGCCGTGATCAACAAGCCTGGCGTCTACGGCGGCAAGTCCTCGCACTACAGCGGCGCTGGCTTTGCAGGCATGACCTTCAAGTTCCACGGCCTGGAAAACGGCCAGTTCGAACAGTGGGTAGCCCAGGCCAAGACCGAAGGCAAGGTTCTGACACGTGACGCTTACCTCGATCTGGCCAAGCCCAGCGAGCGCAATCCTGTGGAACGCTTCGGCACTGTGGACGAAGGCCTGTACAACAAGGTCCTCAACCGCTGCGTGGAAGACGGCAAGATGTGCATGAGCCAGATGATGGCCATTGACGCCGCCGGTGGTCAGCACCATGGCAAGACCTCCAGCGTGATCCTGCCCCTGGACGTCTGCACGTCCAAAGACGCTGACCGCGTTGTGGCCCTGCTCGATGAAGTAGCAGCCTCCGGAGCTGTCGCACAGCAATAA
- the cyoB gene encoding cytochrome o ubiquinol oxidase subunit I, with protein sequence MSETTTPAAHWLLGRITWDQIPMTHEPIVLMTFIAVVLGGLVVVAGITKFRLWAPLWNDWLTSIDHKKIGIMYMILGLVMLLRGFADAVMMRLQQSMAFGDNLGYLPPHHYDQIFTAHGVIMIFFVAMPFVTGLMNYLVPLQIGARDVSFPFLNNFSFWMTTGGAVLVMISLFLGEFSTSGWLALSNLGHQSGSTGLDYYIWGLQVAGVGTTLSGINLIVTIIKMRAPGMNLMKMPVFTWTALCTNALIVASFPVLTAALVLMSLDRYMGTHFFSNDFGGNPMLYVNLIWIWGHPEVYILILPCFGVFSEIVATFSRKRLFGYTSMVYATVCITILSYLVWLHHFFTMGSGASVNTFFGITTMIISIPTGAKIFNWLFTMYRGRIRFSVPMLWTVGFMVTFAIGGMTGVLLAVPPADFVLHNSLFLIAHFHNVIIGGVVFAVFAGINFWFPKAFGFKLNEFWGKASFWFWLVGFWVAFTPLYILGLMGVTRRANHFDDPSLQIWFIIAAFGAALIAAGIGCFFIQLAVSIWKRDELRDVTGDPWEGRTLEWATSSPPPQYNFAFTPVVHEIDAWTDMKKHGYQRPLTGFEPIHMPANTGAGVVIAGLSTVLGFALIWHMWPLAIVSFAATVLASIIHTFNYKRDYYIPAAEVAATEETRTKQLAAAHV encoded by the coding sequence ATGTCTGAAACAACAACCCCAGCCGCCCACTGGCTGCTGGGTCGCATCACATGGGACCAGATTCCCATGACGCATGAGCCCATCGTGCTCATGACCTTTATTGCCGTGGTGCTCGGCGGACTCGTCGTAGTCGCCGGCATCACCAAGTTCCGCCTCTGGGCTCCGCTCTGGAACGACTGGCTGACCTCGATCGACCACAAGAAGATCGGCATCATGTACATGATCCTCGGTCTGGTCATGCTGCTGCGCGGCTTTGCCGACGCGGTCATGATGCGTCTGCAGCAGTCCATGGCCTTTGGTGACAACCTCGGCTACCTGCCTCCGCACCACTACGACCAGATCTTCACGGCCCACGGCGTGATCATGATCTTCTTCGTGGCCATGCCTTTTGTGACGGGCCTGATGAACTATCTGGTGCCGCTGCAGATCGGTGCCCGTGACGTGTCCTTCCCGTTCCTGAACAACTTCAGCTTCTGGATGACGACCGGCGGCGCCGTGCTGGTGATGATCTCCCTGTTCCTGGGCGAGTTCTCCACCTCCGGCTGGCTGGCTCTGTCCAATCTGGGGCACCAGAGTGGAAGCACGGGTCTTGACTACTACATCTGGGGCCTGCAGGTCGCCGGTGTCGGTACCACGCTGTCGGGTATCAACCTGATCGTGACCATCATCAAGATGCGCGCTCCCGGCATGAACCTGATGAAGATGCCCGTCTTCACCTGGACTGCCCTGTGCACCAACGCCCTGATCGTGGCTTCGTTCCCCGTGCTGACCGCCGCTCTGGTGCTGATGTCCCTGGACCGTTACATGGGCACGCACTTCTTCTCGAACGACTTCGGCGGCAACCCGATGTTGTACGTGAACCTGATCTGGATCTGGGGTCACCCTGAGGTCTACATCCTGATCCTGCCTTGCTTCGGTGTGTTCTCCGAAATCGTGGCCACATTCAGCCGCAAGCGCCTGTTTGGCTACACCTCCATGGTTTACGCCACGGTGTGTATCACCATCCTGTCCTACCTGGTGTGGCTGCACCACTTCTTCACCATGGGCTCGGGTGCCAGCGTGAATACCTTCTTCGGTATCACCACGATGATCATCTCGATCCCCACGGGCGCGAAGATCTTCAACTGGCTGTTCACCATGTACCGTGGCCGCATCCGCTTCAGCGTTCCCATGCTGTGGACGGTGGGCTTTATGGTCACCTTCGCCATCGGCGGTATGACCGGCGTGCTGCTGGCCGTGCCTCCCGCAGACTTTGTGCTGCACAACTCGCTGTTCCTGATCGCCCACTTCCACAACGTGATCATTGGCGGCGTGGTGTTTGCCGTGTTTGCCGGTATCAACTTCTGGTTCCCCAAGGCTTTCGGCTTCAAACTCAACGAGTTCTGGGGCAAGGCTTCGTTCTGGTTCTGGCTGGTCGGCTTCTGGGTTGCCTTCACTCCCCTGTACATCCTGGGTCTGATGGGCGTGACTCGTCGTGCCAACCACTTTGACGATCCTTCGCTGCAAATCTGGTTCATCATCGCCGCCTTCGGCGCAGCCCTGATTGCTGCCGGTATCGGCTGCTTCTTCATCCAGCTGGCCGTGTCCATTTGGAAGCGTGACGAACTGCGCGACGTGACTGGCGACCCATGGGAAGGCCGTACGCTGGAGTGGGCAACTTCCTCGCCTCCTCCCCAGTACAACTTCGCCTTCACCCCTGTGGTGCACGAAATTGACGCCTGGACCGACATGAAGAAGCATGGCTATCAGCGTCCGCTGACTGGCTTCGAGCCCATCCACATGCCCGCCAACACCGGCGCTGGCGTGGTGATTGCCGGCCTGTCCACCGTTCTGGGATTTGCACTGATCTGGCATATGTGGCCTCTGGCGATCGTTTCGTTCGCCGCGACCGTTCTGGCTTCGATCATCCATACCTTCAACTACAAGCGTGACTACTACATCCCTGCAGCCGAAGTGGCCGCAACGGAAGAAACGCGCACCAAGCAGCTTGCAGCAGCCCATGTCTAA
- the cyoC gene encoding cytochrome o ubiquinol oxidase subunit III, which translates to MSNTHTHAGGAAALAKREYHLAHEPHPENGTSLGFWLYLMSDCLIFAALFATYGVLGRNYAGGPGGKDLFDLSLVAINTAFLLMSSITFGFAMLQKQKKNVNGTLLWLAVTGLLGAAFLAVELYEFHHLIHEGAGPTRSAFLSSFFTLVGTHGIHVTFGLIWLITLMIQIKKHGLINENVRRINCLSMFWHFLDVVWIGVFTFVYLMGVL; encoded by the coding sequence ATGTCTAATACACATACCCACGCTGGCGGCGCAGCCGCCCTGGCCAAGCGCGAGTACCACCTCGCGCACGAGCCTCATCCAGAAAACGGCACCTCGCTGGGCTTCTGGCTCTACCTGATGAGCGACTGCCTGATCTTTGCCGCGCTGTTCGCCACCTATGGCGTGCTGGGCCGCAACTATGCAGGCGGCCCCGGCGGCAAGGATCTGTTCGATCTGAGCCTGGTGGCCATCAACACGGCCTTCCTGCTGATGTCGTCCATCACCTTCGGCTTTGCCATGCTGCAAAAGCAGAAGAAGAACGTCAACGGCACGCTGCTGTGGCTGGCCGTCACCGGCCTGCTGGGCGCAGCCTTCCTGGCCGTGGAACTCTATGAGTTCCACCACCTGATCCATGAAGGTGCCGGCCCTACCCGTAGCGCCTTCCTGTCTTCGTTCTTCACGCTGGTGGGCACCCACGGTATCCACGTGACCTTCGGTCTGATCTGGCTGATCACCCTGATGATCCAGATCAAGAAGCACGGCCTGATCAACGAGAACGTGCGCCGTATCAACTGCCTGTCCATGTTCTGGCACTTCTTGGACGTGGTCTGGATCGGTGTGTTCACCTTTGTGTATCTGATGGGGGTGCTGTAA
- the cyoD gene encoding cytochrome o ubiquinol oxidase subunit IV encodes MSAHDIHAGHDDHHDHDDLHVSMGDYVKGFILAVILTAIPFYLVMNNVITDRTTAVAVLGGFAIVQVLVHMVYFLHMNGKIQGGWTMLSTIFTVIFLSIAIAGTLWVMFHMNANMMPGHEMHQATGHADHAGHTAPAAVTP; translated from the coding sequence ATGAGCGCACACGATATCCACGCCGGTCACGATGATCATCACGATCACGACGATCTGCACGTCTCCATGGGCGACTATGTGAAGGGCTTCATCCTGGCCGTCATCCTGACTGCCATCCCCTTCTACCTGGTCATGAACAACGTCATCACCGATCGCACCACGGCCGTGGCCGTGCTCGGCGGTTTTGCGATTGTTCAGGTGCTGGTGCACATGGTGTACTTCCTGCACATGAACGGCAAGATCCAGGGTGGCTGGACCATGCTGTCCACCATCTTCACGGTCATCTTCCTGTCCATCGCGATTGCCGGTACCTTGTGGGTCATGTTCCACATGAACGCCAACATGATGCCCGGCCATGAGATGCACCAGGCCACAGGCCATGCAGATCACGCAGGTCACACGGCTCCTGCCGCTGTAACCCCTTGA